A single window of Penaeus vannamei isolate JL-2024 chromosome 24, ASM4276789v1, whole genome shotgun sequence DNA harbors:
- the LOC138866127 gene encoding uncharacterized protein, translated as MECGNNRGIKLMSHSMKLYERVQESRLRNIVEISEEQFGFMKGKSTTDAIFVLRQLQEKFRKNSTTYECCVTEVKCAVGTTQSFPIQVGLHQGSALSLFLFAIIMDLHTKDCRRQAPWNMMFAHDVVLCARAKLELEEDLELWRYALERRGMKISRSKTE; from the exons ATGGAATGTGGTAACAACCGAGGCATCAAGCTCATGAGCCACAGCATGAAACTATATGAAAGAGTGCAGGAGAGCCGATTAAGGAACATCGTGGAGATTAGTGAGGAACAGTTTGGCTTCATGAAAGGCAAGTCAACAACAGATGCCATCTTTGTGTTGAGGCAGTTACAAGAGAAATTCAGAAAGAATTCCACG ACGTATGAATGTTGCGTGACTGAAGTGAAGTGTGCTGTGGGAACTACACAATCCTTCCCAATACAAGTCGGATTACACCAAGGATCAGCATTGAGTCTTTTTCTGTTTGCCATCATTATGGACTTGCACACGAAAGATTGCAGAAGGCAAGCCCCCTGGAATATGATGTTTGCCCATGATGTGGTATTGTGTGCCAGAGCGAAGCTAGAGCTGGAAGAAGATCTGGAGCTGTGGAGATATGCactggagagaagaggaatgaagatcTCAAGATCAAAGACTGAGTAA
- the LOC138866128 gene encoding uncharacterized protein → MENNDENKEVYKLAKKEAKKSVAGGKARAYQVLYEDMGTIDGQNKLMNEENPRKSRKETQRVVEKRPSEITSEEVENAMKMMKNGKAVGPDNLPVEVWKSLGITGIEYLKQEINKIMEEEKIPE, encoded by the exons ATGGAGAATAACGATGAGAATAAAGAAGTATACAAGTTggcaaagaaagaagcaaagaagagtgTTGCCGGGGGAAAGGCAAGAGCATACCAAGTGCTGTATGAGGACATGGGGACCATCGATGGACAGAA CAAACTGATGAATGAGGAGAACCCTAGAAAAAGCAGGAAAGAGACCCAGAGAGTCGTGGAGAAAAGGCCTAGTGAGATCACaagtgaggaggtggagaatgctatgaagatgatgaagaatggGAAAGCAGTGGGCCCAGACAATCTACCGGTCGAGGTGTGGAAGAGCTTAGGAATTACTGGAATTGAATATCTGAAGCAAGAAATCAACAAAatcatggaggaggagaaaatcccTGAATAA
- the LOC138866129 gene encoding uncharacterized protein, with the protein MSKANQNPDLARAFPTSDAQGHRRTLVRNGRRLPYQERIRLRKIAQRRRERVEDVKATIRIATLNVGSMTGRGQEIVELMERRRINITFVQETKWKGCKVKEIGNGFKLFYNGSNGKCNGVGIILNDDIKKGILNVKRRSDRIIWMKVDLEREIVNIMSAYAPQTGCDEEEKTQFWEDLEEDLREIPESEKLWIEGDFNGHGPEATTEERRIPLEYELERATWQAINKDTQSQFVAAARDKLQQSEREGNRSFEEVTEYLKKARRKTVRENIRKVQTWKKDMVVE; encoded by the exons ATGAGTAAGGCAAATCAGAATCCAGACCTGGCTAGGGCGTTCCCCACAAGCGACGCGCAAGGACATCGCCGTACACTTGTGAGAAATGGACGACGGCTACCGTATCAAGAGCGGATACGGCTAAGGAAGATAgctcagaggaggagggagagagtagaggacgTAAAGGCAACAATTCGGATAGCCACCTTGAACGTTGGGAGTATGACAGGAAGAGGACAGGAGATAGTGGAACTGATGGAAAGGCGCAGGATTAACATCACGTTTGTCCAGGAGACGAAATGGAAAGGCTGCAAGGTGAAGGAAATCGGAAATGGCTTCAAGTTGTTCTACAACGGGAGCAATGGAAAATGTAATGGAGTTGGTATTATCCTGAATGATGACATCAAGAAAGGCATCTTGAATGTGAAAAGGCGATCAGACAGGATTATCTGGATGAAAGTGGATCTTGAAAGAGAAATTGTAAACATCATGAGTGCTTATGCACCCCAAACGGGctgtgatgaagaagagaaaacgcaGTTTTGGGAAGACCTAGAGGAAGATCTGAGGGAAATACCGGAGAGTGAAAAGCTATGGATTGAAGGAGACTTCAACGGCCACGGGCCGGAAGCAAcaacagaggaaaggaggataccATTGGAATATGAGTTGGAGCGAGCAACGTGGCAGGCGATCA ACAAAGATACGCAGAGCCAGTTTGTGGCAGCAGCAAGAGACAAACTACagcagagtgaaagggaaggaaataggagctTTGAGGAAGTGACGGAATACCTGAAAAAAGCTAGGAGAAAGACTGTTAGGGAGAACATCAGGAAAGTGCAAACCTGGAAAAAAGACATGGTGGTGGAATGA